In Thunnus albacares chromosome 10, fThuAlb1.1, whole genome shotgun sequence, a single window of DNA contains:
- the LOC122990992 gene encoding protocadherin alpha-8-like, giving the protein MKQRELKAWRERQRWFAFMLVLDVLWSGASAQIRYSISEEIQDGTVVGNIAKDLGLDKSALKDRGYRIVTGSTEPLFQVNQNDGILYVKRRIDREEACERSSPCLINLKTVLENPLEIHYVAVEILDINDHSPAFSEKEKKLEISESALPGTKFQLQAARDPDVGQFSIQQYTLSHNEYFRIEVKDRGEDRKVPFLVLLKQLDRETAGKHKLRLTAVDGGKPAKSGAIEIIVDVLDINDNSPVFTKEFYSATLKENVPVGTVVIQVNATDLDQGANGEVIYSFGNEVDSKLMDLFSIDPNTGEIHVTGQIDFEKSKSYEIDIKASDKGPVPLTTDRSVMITVIDVNDNAPQIEVTSFSSSIREDSKIGTTVALISVSDLDSGINGKVICAISQDVPFTLSPSLQENMYAVVTKSQLDRESISQYDVTIIAKDTGDPSFSTEKTISVVVSDVNDNSPEFSSSPYTFYIKENNSPGASVFSVKANDRDESDNALISYHILRDASGDNKLTSFLNINTENGDISALKSFDFETLKTFQFQVVATDSGTPSLSSNVTVNVFILDQNDNAPVILYPVSSNGSAEGVEEIPRNVNAGHLVTKVRAYDADIGYNGWLLFSLQQVTDHSLFGLDRYTGQIRTLRSFTETDEAEPKLVILVKDNGNVSLSATATVIVKLVEPKEAFAASDVKSATKNDEESNVTFYLMITLGSVSTLFLISIIVLIAMQCSKTTDYTSKYLQDTNYDGTLCHSIQYRSGDKRYMLVGPRMSIGSTIVPGSHANTLVLPDKRRTSVEVRHI; this is encoded by the coding sequence ATGAAACAAAGAGAATTGAAAGCGTGGAGGGAGCGACAGCGTTGGTTTGCCTTTATGCttgttttggatgttttatgGAGCGGAGCATCCGCACAAATCAGATATTCGATATCAGAGGAAATTCAAGATGGGACCGTTGTTGGAAATATAGCTAAGGATTTGGGACTAGATAAGAGTGCGCTCAAAGACAGAGGGTATCGCATCGTAACAGGCTCAACTGAACCCCTGTTTCAGGTGAATCAAAATGACGGTATCTTGTATGTGAAAAGAAGAATAGACAGGGAGGAGGCATGCGAGAGGAGCAGCCCATGTTTGATCAATTTGAAAACGGTGCTAGAAAACCCGCTGGAGATTCACTACGTGGCAGTGGAAATACTCGATATCAACGATCACTCGCCTGctttttcagaaaaagaaaaaaagcttgaGATTTCTGAATCGGCCTTACCAGGAACGAAATTTCAACTGCAGGCGGCGCGTGACCCTGATGTAGGCCAGTTCTCCATTCAGCAATACACACTCAGCCATAACGAATATTTTAGAATAGAAGTAAAGGATAGAGGCGAGGACCGTAAAGTACCATTTTTAGTTCTGCTGAAACAGCTGGATAGAGAAACAGCTGGGAAACATAAACTTCGCCTAACAGCTGTTGATGGAGGGAAACCGGCGAAGTCTGGAGCTATAGAAATAATTGTGGATGTACTCGATATCAATGACAACTCGCCCGTCTTCACTAAAGAGTTTTATTCTGCCACACTTAAAGAAAACGTACCCGTTGGCACTGTAGTGATTCAGGTGAATGCGACAGACTTGGATCAGGGTGCAAACGGCGAAGTAATATATTCATTCGGTAACGAAGTTGATTCAAAATTAATGGATCTCTTCAGTATCGATCCAAACACTGGTGAAATTCATGTAACTGGTCAGATTGATTTCGAGAAAAGTAAGAGTTATGAAATTGACATAAAAGCATCTGATAAGGGACCAGTTCCTCTAACAACTGATAGAAGTGTTATGATAACTGTTATTGATGTAAATGATAATGCTCCTCAGATAGAAGTGACATCATTTTCGAGCTCTATTCGGGAGGATTCAAAGATAGGGACTACAGTGGCCCTGATCAGTGTCAGTGATTTAGACTCTGGCATCAATGGTAAAGTCATTTGCGCAATCAGCCAAGATGTCCCTTTTACGTTATCTCCATCATTACAAGAGAACATGTACGCTGTTGTTACCAAGTCGCAGTTGGACAGGGAAAGTATTTCTCAATATGATGTCACAATAATTGCAAAGGACACGGGCGACCCATCGTTCTCAACTGAAAAGACTATAAGCGTCGTCGTGTCAGATGTAAACGACAACAGTCCGGAGTTTTCATCAAGCCcctatacattttatattaaggAGAATAACAGCCCCGGAGCCTCAGTATTTTCAGTAAAGGCCAACGATCGTGATGAAAGTGATAATGCTCTCATTTCATATCATATTTTGAGAGATGCAAGTGGAGATAATAAATTGACTTCATTTCTCAacataaatactgaaaatggaGATATTTCGGCGCTAAAAAGCTTCGACTTTGAAACTCTGAAAACATTCCAGTTCCAAGTTGTTGCCACAGATTCTGGAACTCCGTCACTAAGCAGCAACGTCACAGTGAACGTGTTCATTCTGGATCAGAACGACAACGCTCCAGTCATCCTGTATCCAGTCAGCTCTAACGGTTCTGCTGAAGGTGTGGAGGAGATTCCTCGCAATGTGAACGCAGGACACTTGGTGACTAAAGTCAGAGCCTATGACGCTGATATAGGATATAACGGCTGGTTACTCTTTTCACTGCAGCAAGTTACTGACCACAGTCTCTTTGGTTTGGACCGCTATACAGGACAGATCAGAACACTTCGCTCATTCACAGAGACAGACGAGGCTGAGCCTAAACTGGTCATACTGGTGAAAGACAATGGGAACGTTTCACTCTCAGCAACAGCTACTGTGATTGTCAAACTTGTGGAGCCCAAAGAGGCTTTTGcagcttctgatgttaaaagtGCAACTAAGAATGATGAGGAGAGTAATGTGACTTTTTATCTGATGATAACTTTGGGCTCAGTTTCAACACTTTTTCTTATCAGTATCATCGTGCTGATTGCAATGCAATGCTCTAAAACCACAGACTATACTTCTAAATATCTACAAGACACAAATTATGATGGTACACTGTGTCACAGCATCCAGTACAGATCTGGAGACAAACGCTACATGTTAGTTGGACCAAGAATGAGTATAGGATCTACTATAGTCCCGGGCAGCCATGCGAATACTCTGGTGCTTCCTGACAAGAGGAGAACATCTGTGGAGGTAAGACATATTTAA
- the LOC122990994 gene encoding protocadherin alpha-3-like encodes MEQRRHEKRRAGGCLVGCVVALLLWSGVKAQIRYSISEEVNEGTVVGNVAKNLGLDKNTLRDRKYRIVSSNADPLFHVNQNDGILYVSRKIDREEVCAQSSTCLINLKTVLENPLEVHYVGVEVLDINDHSPSFPEKEIMLEISESVLSGARFQLKASRDRDSGLFSVQQYKLSHNDHFRLEVKDKGEDGKIPILVVQKPLDRETAGSHSLVLTALDGGKPPKSGEMNIVINVLDINDNAPVFTKDVYSVMLDENAPVGTTITQVNATDLDDGPNGDVVYSFSKSMNQNIMNLFDISPLTGEITVKNLIDYEEKDKFEIEIQASDKGLAPLTTEKSVIIKIIDVNDNAPEIEVTSFSSSIPEDSRPGTTVALISVNDLDSGLNGKVICSIGEDASFALSPSLQDKMYSLVTKSPLDREKQHLYDLTIMAKDAGQPPLSSEKTISVVVSDVNDNSPEFSQSPYTFYVTEANEPGTSVFSVKAFDRDENDNAVISYRILRDGSEENQLTSFLNINTENGDILALRSFDFETLKTFQFHVVATDSGTPSLSSNVTVNVFILDQNDNAPVILYPVSSNGSAEGVEEIPRNVNAGHLVTKVRAYDADIGYNGWLLFSLQQVTDHSLFGLDRYTGQIRTLRSFTETDEAEHKLVILVKDNGNVSLSATATVIVKLVEPKEAFAASDVKSAEKDDEGGDVTFYLMITLGSVSVLFLISIVVLIAMQCSKTTDYTSKYLQDTNYDGTLCHSIQYRSGDKRYMLVGPRMSIGSTIVPGNHANTLVLPDRRRASGEVRHI; translated from the coding sequence ATGGAACAAAGAAGACACGAGAAACGAAGGGCAGGAGGATGTTTGGTCGGCTGCGTGGTTGCTTTGCTTTTATGGAGTGGAGTCAAGGCGCAAATACGATATTCAATCTCCGAGGAGGTTAACGAAGGAACTGTGGTTGGAAATGTGGCAAAGAACCTAGGATTAGATAAAAATACTTTGAGAGACAGGAAGTATCGGATTGTTTCTAGTAATGCAGACCCTctttttcatgtgaatcagaACGATGGCATCCTGTATGTGAGCCGAAAGATTGACAGGGAAGAGGTGTGCGCGCAGAGCAGTACGTGTTTAATAAATCTAAAAACCGTGCTGGAAAATCCACTGGAAGTCCATTATGTTGGAGTGGAGGTGCTGGATATAAATGATCACTCTCCCAGTTTCCCAGAGAAAGAGATTATGCTGGAGATTTCAGAGTCCGTGTTGTCCGGAGCACGATTTCAGCTAAAAGCCTCTCGGGATCGAGACAGTGGACTTTTTTCGGTGCAGCAATATAAACTTAGCCACAACGATCACTTTCGATTGGAAGTTAAGGATAAAGGAGAAGATGGTAAAATACCTATATTGGTTGTTCAAAAACCTTTAGACAGGGAAACTGCAGGAAGCCACTCATTAGTACTGACCGCACTGGACGGAGGGAAACCTCCGAAATCGGGCGAAATGAATATTGTAATTAATGTTTTAGATATTAATGATAACGCTCCTGTTTTCACTAAAGATGTTTATTCTGTGATGCTCGATGAAAATGCTCCAGTAGGCACAACCATTACACAAGTGAATGCAACTGATTTAGATGACGGACCAAACGGAGATGTAGTTTATTCATTCAGCAAGAGTATGAATCAAAATATAATGAACCTATTTGATATCAGTCCATTAACAGGTGAGATAACTGTGAAAAATCTAATAGACTATGAGGAAAAAGACAAGTTTGAAATAGAAATTCAGGCATCAGATAAAGGTCTAGCTCCTCTTACGACAGAAAAAAGCgtcattatcaaaataattgacGTTAATGACAATGCACCTGAGATTGAGGTTACCTCATTTTCCAGCTCCATCCCTGAAGATTCCAGACCTGGAACTACAGTTGCCCTTATCAGTGTCAATGACTTGGACTCTGGTCTCAATGGAAAAGTTATTTGCTCTATAGGTGAGGATGCTTCTTTTGCCTTATCGCCATCCTTACaggacaaaatgtattcattagtAACCAAATCGCCTctggacagagagaaacagcattTATATGACCTAACAATAATGGCAAAAGACGCTGGTCAACCGCCATTGTCATCTGAAAAGACAATAAGTGTTGTGGTGTCAGATGTGAACGACAACAGTCCAGAGTTTTCACAGAGTCCCTATACTTTCTATGTCACCGAGGCTAATGAGCCAGGTACCTCTGTATTTTCAGTTAAAGCTTTTGATCGTGATGAAAATGACAATGCAGTAATTTCATATCGTATTTTAAGAGATGGAAGCGAAGAAAATCAATTGACTTCATTTCTAAacataaatactgaaaatggaGATATTTTGGCGCTAAGAAGTTTTGACTTTGAAACTCTGAAAACGTTCCAGTTCCACGTTGTCGCCACAGATTCTGGAACTCCGTCACTAAGCAGCAACGTCACAGTGAACGTGTTCATTCTGGATCAGAACGACAACGCTCCAGTCATCCTGTATCCAGTCAGCTCTAACGGTTCTGCTGAAGGTGTGGAGGAGATTCCTCGCAATGTGAACGCAGGACACTTGGTGACTAAAGTCAGAGCCTATGACGCTGATATAGGATATAACGGCTGGTTACTCTTTTCACTGCAGCAAGTTACTGACCACAGTCTCTTTGGTTTGGACCGCTATACAGGACAGATCAGAACACTTCGCTCATTCACAGAGACAGACGAGGCTGAGCATAAACTGGTCATACTGGTAAAAGACAATGGGAACGTTTCTCTCTCAGCAACAGCTACTGTGATTGTCAAACTTGTGGAGCCTAAAGAGGCATTTGcagcttctgatgttaaaagtGCAGAAAAAGATGATGAGGGGGGTGACGTGACTTTTTACCTGATGATAACTTTGGGCTCAGTGTCTGTACTTTTTCTAATCAGCATTGTTGTGTTGATTGCAATGCAGTGCTCCAAAACCACAGACTATACTTCCAAATATCTACAAGACACAAATTATGATGGGACACTGTGTCACAGCATCCAGTACAGATCCGGAGACAAACGGTACATGTTAGTTGGACCCAGAATGAGTATAGGATCTACTATAGTCCCGGGAAACCATGCAAATACTCTGGTGCTTCCTGACAGGAGGAGAGCATCTGGAGAGGTAAGGCATATTTAA
- the LOC122989843 gene encoding protocadherin alpha-8-like, translating into MKQRGCSTWRPLRGWVAAVPLLVLLTSGAYAQIRYSISEEGKEGTVVGDAAKDLGLDKNTLKDRNFRIVSGSTEPLFLVNQNDGILYVKRKVDREEVCGRSSTCLINLKTVLENPLEIHYVAVEVVDVNDHSPAFSEKETNLEISESAVTGARFQLQAARDADSGQFSIQQYKLSHSEHFRVEVKDRGDDRKIPFLVLQKQLDRETSVKHKLLLTAVDGGKPAKSGTIEVNVEVLDVNDNSPTFTKDVYSVTLSENTPVGATVAQVNATDSDEGLNGEVIYLFGKEVDSNIMDLFGLNQETGEITIKGKIDFEDNQAYEIDIRASDKGAAPLTTDKSVFIKVIDVNDNAPEIEVTSYSNSIPEDSRIGTTVALISVNDLDSGPNGKVICFLNDFSPFALATSMQDRMYSIVTQASLDRENQAQYDVRISCKDSGEPALSSENTITVAVSDVNDNRPEFSQSPYTFYVTEANEPGTSVFSVKAFDRDENDNAVISYHILRDGSEGNKLISFLNINTDNGDIMALKSFDFETLKTFQFQVVATDSGTPSLSSNVTVNVFILDQNDNAPVILYPVSSNGSAEGVEEIPRNVNAGHLVTKVRAYDADIGYNGWLLFSLQQVTDHSLFGLDRYTGQIRTLRSFTETDEAEHKLVILVKDNGNVSLSATATVIVKLVEPKEAFAASDVKSATKDNEENNVTFYLMITLGSVSTLFLISIIALIAMQCSKTTDYTSKYLQDTNYDGTLCHSIQYRSGDKRYMLVGPRMSIGSTIVPGSHANTLVLPDRRRASGEVRL; encoded by the coding sequence atgaaacaaagaggaTGCTCGACGTGGAGGCCATTACGCGGCTGGGTTGCAGCGGTGCCTTTATTGGTTCTTCTAACGAGTGGGGCTTATGCGCAAATCAGATATTCCATCTCTGAGGAAGGTAAGGAAGGAACGGTGGTCGGAGATGCAGCAAAAGATTTGGGACTTGATAAAAACACCTTAAAGGATAGAAATTTTCGTATTGTGTCTGGCTCCACTGAACCTCTCTTCCTGGTAAACCAAAACGACGGCATTCTGTACGTGAAACGAAAAGTAGATCGTGAGGAAGTATGTGGACGAAGCAGCACGTGTCTGATCAACCTGAAAACTGTACTGGAAAATCCCTTGGAGATCCATTATGTTGCTGTTGAAGTGGTAGATGTTAACGACCATTCACCTGCCTTTTCGGAGAAAGAAACGAATTTAGAGATCTCAGAGTCAGCCGTAACAGGGGCTCGGTTTCAGCTTCAAGCTGCACGGGACGCAGACAGTGGGCAGTTTTCAATTCAGCAGTACAAACTGAGTCACAGCGAACATTTTCGTGTAGAGGTTAAAGATAGGGGAGATGATCGTAAAATTCCCTTTCTTGTTTTACAAAAACAGTTAGATAGAGAGACatctgtgaaacacaaactgttaCTGACAGCAGTGGATGGAGGGAAGCCAGCAAAGTCGGGTACTATAGAAGTCAATGTGGAAGTGCTGGATGTAAATGACAACTCTCCCACGTTTACAAAAGACGTTTACTCAGTAACGTTAAGTGAAAACACACCAGTTGGTGCAACAGTTGCTCAGGTTAACGCAACTGACTCGGACGAGGGTTTAAATGGAGAGGTCATATATTTATTTGGAAAGGAGGTTGATAGTAATATAATGGACCTATTTGGGTTAAATCAGGAAACTGGAGAGATAACAATTAAAGGCAAAATTGATTTTGAAGATAACCAAGCCTATGAGATAGATATAAGAGCATCCGATAAAGGAGCTGCTCCTCTCACAACTGATAAAAGCGTATTTATAAAAGTGATAGACGTTAATGATAATGCCCCCGAGATAGAGGTCACTTCATATTCTAACAGTATTCCTGAGGATTCCAGGATTGGGACCACTGTGGCGCTTATTAGTGTCAATGATTTGGACTCTGGCCCAAATGGAAAagttatttgctttttaaatgacttttctCCTTTTGCATTGGCAACGTCGATGCAAGATCGTATGTACTCTATAGTTACCCAGGCTTCACTGGACAGGGAGAATCAGGCTCAATATGATGTGAGAATATCGTGCAAAGACTCAGGTGAGCCAGCCTTGTCGTCTGAAAATACAATAACAGTTGCAGTTTCAGATGTGAATGATAACAGACCAGAGTTTTCACAGAGTCCCTATACTTTCTATGTCACTGAAGCTAATGAGCCAGGTACCTCTGTATTTTCGGTTAAAGCTTTTGATCGTGATGAAAATGACAATGCAGTAATTTCATATCACATTTTAAGAGATGGAAGCGaaggaaataaattaatttcattcCTTAACATAAATACTGATAATGGAGATATTATGGCGCTAAAAAGTTTCGACTTTGAAACTCTGAAAACGTTCCAGTTCCAAGTTGTCGCCACAGATTCTGGAACTCCGTCATTAAGCAGCAACGTCACAGTGAACGTGTTCATTCTGGATCAGAATGACAACGCTCCAGTCATCCTGTATCCAGTCAGCTCTAACGGTTCTGCTGAAGGTGTGGAGGAGATTCCCCGCAATGTGAACGCAGGACACTTGGTGACTAAAGTCAGAGCCTATGACGCTGATATAGGATATAACGGCTGGTTACTCTTTTCACTGCAGCAAGTTACTGACCACAGTCTCTTTGGTTTGGACCGCTATACAGGACAGATCAGAACACTTCGCTCATTCACAGAGACAGACGAGGCTGAGCATAAACTGGTCATACTGGTAAAAGACAATGGGAACGTTTCTCTCTCAGCAACAGCTACTGTGATTGTTAAACTTGTGGAGCCCAAAGAAGCTTTTGcagcttctgatgttaaaagtGCAACTAAGGATAATGAGGAGAATAATGTGACTTTTTACCTGATGATAACTTTGGGCTCAGTTTCAACACTTTTTCTCATCAGTATCATTGCGCTGATTGCAATGCAATGTTCAAAAACCACAGACTATACTTCTAAATATCTACAAGACACTAATTATGATGGGACACTGTGTCACAGCATCCAGTACAGATCTGGAGACAAACGCTACATGTTAGTTGGACCCAGAATGAGTATAGGATCTACTATAGTCCCAGGCAGCCATGCCAATACTCTGGTGCTTCCTGACAGGAGGAGAGCATCTGGAGAGGtaagactttaa